In Porites lutea chromosome 1, jaPorLute2.1, whole genome shotgun sequence, a single genomic region encodes these proteins:
- the LOC140938507 gene encoding substance-K receptor-like encodes MSYSSVDSFKAAFVGVIFALTIVGNSLVAWVLIKCRRYLLRNRPTYQFILNIVLSDLTVGLLTMAFEFVRELLGKWVFGTVLCKIVEFIEIAVSGTAVITHALISFDRYRSVARPYLPKLRARQIKRMITLSWLLPAFAASPYLYMFQIDEIDSKIICRPKAIPIPWLDKMYQAVEMSIILLLPFLIMCWHYSLVALTMWGISPTVTAENFSNSARRSVVYRNKKRVTRTSGLVAITFIVCWFPTFVLSFVRISSGTEDVHRGQLLQEVAMFGTFINEAINPVIYCAFDRNIKSQVRLRAFCTHNTDSVVTSNDDDHTRHTVETDHRRKSTILETLDLTNSSNRTIQI; translated from the coding sequence ATGTCTTACTCATCAGTAGATAGCTTCAAAGCCGCTTTTGTTGGCGTCATTTTTGCACTTACTATAGTGGGAAATTCACTTGTGGCTTGGGTTCTCATCAAATGTCGACGATATCTTCTACGAAATCGACCGACTTACCAATTTATTCTTAACATTGTGCTTTCCGATCTTACAGTCGGTTTGTTAACCATGGCGTTTGAGTTTGTCCGTGAGCTTCTGGGAAAATGGGTCTTTGGTACAGTGTTGTGCAAGATTGTGGAATTTATTGAAATTGCTGTATCTGGCACGGCAGTTATTACACATGCCTTGATCTCCTTTGATCGATATCGCAGCGTCGCTCGTCCTTATCTTCCAAAGCTAAGAGCAAGGCAGATAAAGAGAATGATAACCTTGTCATGGCTTCTCCCTGCTTTTGCTGCAAGTCCTTATTTGTACATGTTCCAGATCGATGAGATTGACTCGAAAATCATCTGCAGACCAAAAGCAATACCAATTCCATGGCTAGATAAGATGTACCAAGCCGTTGAGATGTCAATTATACTCTTGTTGCCGTTCTTGATCATGTGCTGGCATTATTCCCTTGTGGCATTAACGATGTGGGGGATAAGTCCAACAGTGACAGCTGAAAACTTCTCTAATTCAGCGAGACGTTCTGTTGTTTACAGAAATAAGAAGCGTGTAACACGAACGTCTGGCCTTGTTGCAATAACATTCATCGTTTGCTGGTTTCCTACGTTTGTCTTAAGTTTCGTTCGGATTAGCTCTGGCACAGAGGATGTCCATCGTGGGCAACTTTTGCAGGAGGTAGCCATGTTTGGCACCTTTATTAATGAGGCTATAAATCCTGTTATTTACTGTGCCTTCGATAGGAACATAAAATCACAAGTTCGACTCAGGGCCTTTTGCACCCACAATACAGACAGTGTTGTAACAAGCAATGATGACGATCATACACGCCACACCGTGGAAACCGATCATAGGCGAAAATCGACGATTTTGGAAACCCTAGATCTTACCAATTCAAGTAACAGAACGATACAAATATAA
- the LOC140938498 gene encoding substance-K receptor-like — translation MSYSSVDIFKAAFVGVIFVLTIVGNSLVAWVLIKCRRYLLRNRPTYQFILNIVLSDLTVGLLTMPFEFVRELLGKWIFGTVLCKIVEFIEIAVSGTAVITHALISFDRYRSVARPYLPKLRARQIKRMITLSWLLPAFAASPYLYMFQIDEIDSKIICTPKAIPIPWLDKMYQAVEMSIILLLPFLIMCWHYSLVALTMWGISPTVAAENFSNPARRSVVYRNKKRVTRTSGLVAITFIVCWFPTFVLSFVRISSGTEHVHRGQLLQEVAMFGTFINEAINPVIYCAFDRNIKSQVRLRAFCTHNTDSVVTSNDDDHTRHTVETDHRRKSTILETLDLTKSSNRTIQI, via the coding sequence ATGTCTTACTCATCAGTAGATATCTTCAAAGCCGCTTTTGTTGGCGTCATTTTTGTACTTACTATAGTGGGAAATTCACTTGTGGCTTGGGTTCTCATCAAATGTCGACGATATCTTCTACGAAATCGACCGACTTACCAATTTATTCTTAACATCGTGCTTTCCGATCTTACAGTCGGTTTGTTAACCATGCCGTTTGAGTTTGTCCGTGAGCTTCTGGGAAAATGGATCTTTGGTACAGTGTTGTGCAAGATTGTGGAATTTATTGAAATTGCTGTATCTGGCACGGCAGTTATTACACATGCCTTGATCTCCTTTGATCGATATCGCAGCGTCGCTCGTCCTTATCTTCCAAAGCTAAGAGCAAGGCAGATAAAGAGAATGATAACCTTGTCATGGCTTCTCCCTGCTTTTGCTGCAAGTCCTTATTTGTACATGTTCCAGATCGATGAGATTGACTCGAAAATCATCTGCACACCAAAAGCAATACCAATTCCATGGCTAGATAAGATGTACCAAGCCGTTGAGATGTCAATTATACTCTTGTTGCCGTTCTTGATCATGTGCTGGCATTATTCCCTTGTGGCATTGACGATGTGGGGGATAAGCCCAACAGTGGCAGCTGAAAACTTCTCTAATCCTGCAAGACGTTCTGTTGTTTACAGAAATAAGAAGCGTGTAACACGAACGTCTGGCCTTGTTGCAATAACATTCATCGTTTGCTGGTTTCCTACGTTTGTCTTAAGTTTCGTTCGGATTAGCTCTGGCACAGAGCATGTCCATCGTGGGCAACTTTTGCAGGAGGTAGCCATGTTTGGCACCTTTATTAATGAGGCTATAAATCCTGTTATTTACTGTGCCTTCGATAGGAACATAAAATCACAAGTTCGACTCAGGGCCTTTTGCACCCACAATACAGACAGTGTTGTAACAAGCAATGATGACGATCATACACGCCACACCGTGGAAACCGATCATAGGCGAAAATCGACGATTTTGGAAACCCTAGATCTTACCAAGTCAAGTAACAGAACGATACAAATATAA